Sequence from the Fragaria vesca subsp. vesca linkage group LG4, FraVesHawaii_1.0, whole genome shotgun sequence genome:
AAAAAAGGTTTGAAGGAGTTTTTTGATGGGAGGTCTATATCAAGAACACCAAAGGTGTACAAAGAGTATAGGGATTTTATTATTAACAAGTATAGAGAAGACCCTGCTAGAAAGCTCACATTCACCGAGATTCGGAAGTCGCTTGTGGGTGATGTTACTTTGCTGCACAAGGTCTTTAATTTCTTGGAAAAATGGGGGTTGATTAATTTTGGTGCAACTTTGGGGCGCAATGATGGTTTTGGTGAGGCCAGGATTACGGTTAAGGTTGAGGAAGGAGTCCCAAGTGCAGTCCGAGTGGCTGCAAATCCAAGTGATTCTAAGCCCCTTTCGGCAACACCTTTGGAAAGGGAGAGTGGGAGTGGAAGTGCAAGTAGAATTGCGTTGCCTCCATTGGTGTCGTACTCGAATGTTTTTGGTGATTTGAAGAAAGAGAGGTTGGTTTGTAATAATTGTGGCGGACATTGTGATTCTGGACACTACAAGTATAACGAGGTATTTTCATGGCCTTTTAAGTTCATCCTGAATAAATTTGTTTGTAGTTTTCTGTCCTGAAGCTTATTAAGTTATGCATCTGCTATGATTCTTGTATTGGCAGGGTGATTTTCTACTTTGCACAAAGTGCTTTGAAAATGGAAACTATGGGGAGAACAAATTGAAGGAAGATTTCAAGTACAATGAGCCAGTTGAAAAGAGTGGTAATACTGGAGTTGAGTGGACTGAAGCAGAAACTTTACTTCTTTTAGAATCTGTTGTGAAATATGGAGATGATTGGGATCGTGTTGCTCAAAATGTTCAGACCAAGACCAAAGTTGATTGTATTGCGAAGCTTATTGATCTGCCTTTTGGGGAGGTTCCGTTGGGTTCAGGTCACAGAAAAGGTAAGCACAGTGGCAACTTGAGCGGTTCAAAACAAGGTCAGTTATCTTTGTCAGAGTGTCAAGAGGCTATCAAAACAAAGAGTCATGAGCAGGCAAATGACAGTGAGCAGAATGGAGATACTGCAAACCAAGGCCCCCCTTTGAAAAAACAATGTGTTACTTCCCTTTCGGATTCTAGTAGTTCACTGATTACACAGGTACATACCATGACTGGTTGGCAAACTATTTTTGAGACATACTGGTTCAGTACTAGATACAATACTAATAAAGGCTGAAATGGTGTGACATGTTTTGGGTGGAAAATAGTAAAAATACCAAGCACAAAATGAGCTAACAATATCAAGAGTGAATTTTTATTTTTTATTCTTTTTTATGTTGTTCTCTCTTCTGTAAAGTTGTATGCTTGTGTACCATTGTATATTCTCATACCTGACTGGCTGACTATGAATAAAGTTGATATAATTTTGATAATTTTTTCTTACGTATATCCCTCTCAGTCATCTGAATGATCATGGTAAACCTTTGCTGCTTTTGCTTATTAGGTATCAGCCTTATCAACCTTGGTTGGTCCACATATTACAGCTGCTGCAGCTGAGGCTGCTGTTACTATACTTTGTGAGGAAACCTCATGTTCAAAGGAGATATTTAATGCTGAAGATGATTCTGTTACTAATGGCTTGCAGTCTCCCGCTATAAACTGTGAGACAGAGAGGTTATCCATCTACTTATATGCTTTTCCAATTGATGCTCTAGATCAGAGTCTGCTCGTTATTGTATTATGTTGACATCGAAGTCCTAATTTTGTCTTGTTTCTTTTCTGTTTTTAGAGTCCTTCAACTTGAAGATTCAGAGATGAAGGAGAAGCCAACTGAATCAGGTATAAGCAGTGAAGCCAACTAATACATATGATTTCTTATATATGGCTGAGTTGAACTGAGATTTAGTGATTTATGTGGTTGTTGGTTTCCATACTAGTTTTATAATACATGGCTATTCATTGCTTACATATTGTTCACTATAATCTCAGTCCTCCTTTCTATTACAGCAAGCCATGTTGCATTTGAGAAAAAAGATGGCATACCTCCAACTTTACAAATTAGAGCTGCCATCGCAACAGGTCTTGGAGCAGCTGCTGCTCGTGCAAAATTGCTGGTGGATCAGGAGGATAGAGAGATTGAACATCTTTTGGCAACCATAATAGGGACACAGGTGGGTGATTTTCATCTTACTTTATTCCTGGTTGTCTGTCCTATTGATGCTCTTTGTGCTCAAGTGGTTGCTAGCCATCCCTTTTCTCTTGCTATCTGTTGCAATTCTAGCCATCTCTGATGAATAACAACCTAATCCTGCTGTTTTCTTTGGCATGACTGTAGATGAAGAAGTTGCACTGCAAAATGAAGAATGTCGAAGAAATAGAGCTGCTTATGGAGAATGAATATGCAGAAACCAAAGAAGAAGAAGATTCTCTGCTAGCAGAGCGAATTGACGTCATACAAAAGACGATAAACTCTGGCGTACCTAGATGGAGGGATCATCCTTCTCTCAAATCTTAAAAATGTGTCCAAGAGTATGTCAACATCTAAAGTAGAGGAGAGAAAGAAACATAGACTAGAGTAGAGTAGCAATGTGTTGCAATGTTGCATAGGGGCATCTTACGAACAGCTTTTGTACACCTCTCCCGGATTTCTAGTTCTTGCCAATGGACTGGAGAGTAGAGTAGAAATTGTTTGTTTGTTTTTTCTGTTTTAATGAAGCTGGAGAGTAGAAATTGTTTGTTTGTTTTTTCTGTTTTAATGAAGCTGGAGAGTAGAAATTGTTGTACAAATAATTTCAAGGATTTACATGTTCTAATTGGTCACCAAGGATTGGGCCAAGTCGGTGTTATTCGGGCTGGGCCAAACCACTTTTACCGCCCAAAAGTTCAAAAACTACCAAAATCCATAAATTTGAGCACAACCAAAAGATGATAAGAAGACGACTCCGACTGAGCTACTCTTTCGACGAAGAGGAGGAAGCGTCGTTGTGACAGCCGAAATCATCCGTCGTGACTCACCCACCTGTTGCCCATTCTCGTCCAAACCCTTACCCTTCTGAGCCACTCCCAATTTCCTCCGACGATCTGTGTCGGGTATTCAAAACCTCAATGCGGCGGCGAAGGCCAAGCTCTGCTTAGAGCAGTTTTTAGTTTCGGATTTGAACTTCTCTGGCAGCAGTGTGCTTCATCAGAACGTGGCCTCTCTTCTTCTAGCTGATCTTTGCGGTCCTTATGTGTTGCACGTAAACCATAAGAAGAAAATTGAAAAGTCAGGTGAAATCTTGAAAAGTTATTAATGCCCCCACGATCAGATTTATTTACGTATACATATCCGGACGTATCAGAGCTTATATTCGCCATTTTCACTGTTTTCGGCCATACCAACGCGTAGCCGATGCTTTGTAGGTTAAGAATATGTTATCGGATATGGCCGGATACAACGGGAAACGGCCCGATACACATATGATAATGACATTTCATCTCCAATGCGCTAAATTTCCCACGCCGAGAAGGATGACCAGTAGGCCTCTTGGTCTACGACGCCTTCGCCACCTCTAATTAGAACTCAGGTAATACTAATTTCACTCCTTTTTATTTAGGTACAAGAGTTGTTGTTGTTGAGACAACAATCCCACATCGGGAATATGAGATTTTGTCTATGGTTTATAAGGGTTTGGCCCATTCCACCCATTGCCAATTAGTTTTGGATATGAACCCCAGACTACTTTATCATGGTATCAGAGCCAGGTTACTCATGTCCACGTGTGGTCACACGAAGTCCACGTCATCCTTAATGTTGTCAACATGTTATGCTTGAAAATTTGCCATATGTGCAGGGGTGTGTTGAGATAACAATCTCACATAAGAAATATAAGACCTTGCCTATGATTTATAAGGGTTTGGCTCACTTCACTCATTACCAATTGATTTTGCATGTGAATCCCATACTACTTTATCAGCTGTGAGATTAGCTCATTCTACAAGCTCTACGCTACAACATTCCTATATTTCGTTTCTTCTTTTATGGTTTTTTGTTTGTTTTTACACTCCTATGGTATTTTACCACCTAATCTCTGAGGAGTTTCCATAGTTACATCGCCTAATGTATGTGACTTGATGTGTTTCTTCAGCTTGAAAGGAAAGTCTGGGACTTGGATCACAATTTGTAACCTGTACTTGAGGACTCTACTATGGATAGGAAGGAACATTTGGGGGAACTCGGTACGATTCTGCTTAGAGGAATCTCTGCATCAAAATCAGATGCTAATACTAGTTCTGTAAATTATGAACTGATGGTCACGATCTTGGAGGTTCGATTTCTTGGTGAGCTATCATATAGAGAATGCAACTTGTAAGCAATGAGACTGAAATATGATCATCGCAGTTACATTTTATTTCAGAGTGGTTTCACATGGGAAAAAATGGCCGGCCACATTTTATTTCACTCAGTGGTTTCACATGGTAAAAAATGGCTTCAACAGCCTCTTTTTTTTATTTTTTTATTTTATTTTATTTTTAAGACAGACTACCAACCTGCGTAGGCCCAGAGTCCAACTTAATAAGCAGCAGAAAGAGGAATCAATGAATCATACTCTCACGCTCTCACTTATCACACACCTGAAGTTTCTTCTTCCTTTGTATTTCTTTGTTTCTGAGCAACCAAACACGGCAAACCAGTTCAAAGCACTGAAGCCAGAAATGGGTCCATTTGTTCAGGTACTTGCGAAGCCTTTTTTGGTTCTTTACTCTTTTGTATATCTAGGATTCATGAACTTAATTCTTAGGAGTTTTTGTTAAAGTAATCAACTTTTAGAAAATTATGGGGATTTAACTAAATACGAATTTTAAGAAAAAAGTTATGTTCTTTACAATGGTGATAGATTTTCTGAGGAATTTGTGTTGAATTGTTTCCTAGGTGTGAAAATCCGTGTCTCCAGTTTGATGGTGGGGGACTGGGGGTAGTCATCCAAAGATCATTATTTTTCTCAAGTTAAGCCACAGAATTCACATTGTTGCAATTGGGTTTTTACCAGAGAAGTTCACATTCATAAATGGCTTCAAGTTTAGTGCATCACAAAAGAAGAATTGAAGATAGGATCAGTGGGTTGCCAGATGCTCTTCTTGGCCACGTTCTATCCTTTCTTTTAACTAGAGAGGCTGTAAAGACCAGTGTTTTATCTCATAGATGGAAGAATGTGTGAGCTTCTGTTCCCATTCTAGATTTGGATGAACAAGAATATCACCTAGACTATGTAGATCGTACCTTGTCACAAGACTCACAACCTAGATATGATCCTGATTGGTTTGCACAGTTAGTGAATCATGTGCTTTTGTTTCGCTGCCCTGGAGACATTCATAGACTCTGCCTTGTAGCTACATTGATGCATGATGTTTCTCTTCTTTATGCATGGATTTCCACTGCCATTAGGCGTAATGTTGTGGAGCTTGTTCTTACTGTCGGCACACCTACACATCCACATTTTGAGATCCCCAAAAGGTTGTTCATGTGCAACACATTGGTCTGTTTGAAGCTATGGCTGCGCAAAAATATTAGTGTCATGGCTCCAAGTTCAAATTGTTTTCCGAGCCTCAAGTTCCTTCATGTTACAGTTCTATATCCTGATTCTGACTCAATGGGGAAGCTCTTTTCTCGATGTTTCCCTGTGCTTGAAGATCTGATTATAGATGGAGAGCTTGAAGACGCAACATCTTTCAATCTTGATATATCTGCAGCCTAACTAAAGAGACTACAAATTGAGCTAATTGTCCATAAGTATGCTATGAATTTTGCTGCTAATGACTTTGTAAATTATGTGTGCCAAATTTTCATTAATGTTGATGCTCCAAATCTTGAAGAGTTAGATATCTGCTTTGATGCTCTAGTGAGCTTTTCTTTGAAGAACACCAAATGTCTACGCAAAGCCAATATAGATTTCTTTGATCTGGAAGAGCTTGAGAACAATGATTGTTTCCTTGGCCTAGCTGATCGCATATGTCAGATTTTCACAGGAATTTGTGATGCCAAGTACCTGACAGTTGGAGCTCCACTTTTGGCGGTAAGTATGCAACTTGTTCACGCAGTGGTTGACCACCTTTTTGTCTATGTGCTGGAATTTCTCAATTGAATGTGACCTATATGATGATAAGGAACTATTTAGTGTGGCTATTTGTTGATTGACCTATTTACTTCATCGTATATATAGGCCCTTGACATTGGACATCAACATCTTCTGCCTACATTTAATAATTTGAACTACTTGGAGCTACAGCTTCGTACGTGTCGCTGTTTGCAATCACTGGCAACTGTGCTCAAGATATCACCACATTTGGAACATCTGAAGATATTACCGAATAAGGAACAGATGTATGCCAATGTAAGTATATCCGGTCATCCGGAACTACCCTTACACGAACTCCATTCTATCTCTCCCTCGTTACGAAGAAAAAAGTGGTGGTGGACCTGGAATGACTATGCATAGATCACCCCTATTTGCCATGTATAATTTAGAAAGATTTCAATTTAATTGGCTCATTTTCAATCATTTCTAGGAGAACAACTATCTTGATGATGTCGATGTGGATGAGCTTGAACATGGATTGGATGCACCAGAGTCTGTGCCTGTTTGTTTGATTTCACACCTCAAGACTATTTGCCTAGGGGATCTCAAGGGGTGTCCAAATGACATGGAAGTCGCGAAGTACTTGGTGAAGCATGGCCAGGCTTTGAATAGGGTGACTATTCATACTCCCTTCAGTGAAAACAAAGAGATGAAGTCACAGTCTCCGACTGCCTTAAGGTCGAAATTTTCAAAGTTCCCAAGGGGCTCCAAGACATGTGAGATTGAATTGAGGATAATCACTTGACCAGATGAAACTGTGCACACTTGCAGATGAAGCTGTTAATATTCTGTCTTCTTGATGATCGATCTCTAACTCTTAAGTCCCCAAGGGGTTCAAGCCATCATTTTGACTTGTATATTCTTTTTGGAACAGAACATGAGTTTATTAATTTTATTAATGTGAACCTCTGTTTTTATTATCTTCTATTTTCTGATGATTTCTTCTCCTCCTCTGAGCAATGGCCGGCCTGGATTTTGAATCGAGTGTTTTACCGCCGTATCATTGGCGGTGTTGCTGTTGCTTGGCCTAAGGCCTTGTAAGAGAGAAATATGTTATTTCTATCAAAATTTTACTCGAGCAGAGATGGAACTCTCGTGGGGATGATTCTGTTTTTGAATCCTGATATCTCTGCACCTAAACTAAACAGACAGCAAATGTTGTAAATGGTGGATGTACTATGAACTCTTAGGCAGCTAATCTTTGAAGAAGCAAAATGCCCAGCCTAAATGGAAACTGATTTTTCATAAGGATGCGCAGTGTGTGCTTGGTTTCGGAGTTGAATCTCTCCGGCGGCGGTGTGTTTCGTCACAACATGGCCTCTCTTCATCTAGCTGATCTTCAAGGTTCTTATGTGTTGCAGGTAAACCATAATTTTCTTCTGCAAAGTAAATTGAAAAGTCAGGTAAAATCATTCAATAAAAAATAAAAATAAAAAATAAAAAAGTTCAGGTAACACTGTGAAAAGGAATTAATGCCCCCACGATCAAATTTATTTATGGATATGTATCCAGACATATCAGACGCGTATCAAAACGTATATCAATGGCGGAGCCAGCTGAGGACCAGTGGGGGCCCGTGCCCCTAGTAGAATATCAACAAATACCCACATAATGCATTTGTGCCTCACAAGAACATACAATTAGTTGAAAAAAGTGGTGAAACTCCACTGTTTGGTATTTGAAGAAAATATCTCAGCCTTTGCAGCCCGATGATTTTACCTCCTTAACCCAAAGTTAGAGAACCTATGATGTTCTGGCAGAACTATAGCCACATATTAAAGTAAAAAAGTATTCATTTTGACCACAATTAATCAATAAGTGTTTGGTAATTTTTTTTTGCCCCCACAGGTAAATT
This genomic interval carries:
- the LOC101295996 gene encoding SWI/SNF complex subunit SWI3A-like, which encodes MEHDPGSKQLRPDEPELDLYTIPSHTSWFLWDEIHETEKKGLKEFFDGRSISRTPKVYKEYRDFIINKYREDPARKLTFTEIRKSLVGDVTLLHKVFNFLEKWGLINFGATLGRNDGFGEARITVKVEEGVPSAVRVAANPSDSKPLSATPLERESGSGSASRIALPPLVSYSNVFGDLKKERLVCNNCGGHCDSGHYKYNEGDFLLCTKCFENGNYGENKLKEDFKYNEPVEKSGNTGVEWTEAETLLLLESVVKYGDDWDRVAQNVQTKTKVDCIAKLIDLPFGEVPLGSGHRKGKHSGNLSGSKQGQLSLSECQEAIKTKSHEQANDSEQNGDTANQGPPLKKQCVTSLSDSSSSLITQVSALSTLVGPHITAAAAEAAVTILCEETSCSKEIFNAEDDSVTNGLQSPAINCETERVLQLEDSEMKEKPTESASHVAFEKKDGIPPTLQIRAAIATGLGAAAARAKLLVDQEDREIEHLLATIIGTQMKKLHCKMKNVEEIELLMENEYAETKEEEDSLLAERIDVIQKTINSGVPRWRDHPSLKS
- the LOC101294171 gene encoding FBD-associated F-box protein At5g22730-like, producing MNFAANDFVNYVCQIFINVDAPNLEELDICFDALVSFSLKNTKCLRKANIDFFDLEELENNDCFLGLADRICQIFTGICDAKYLTVGAPLLAALDIGHQHLLPTFNNLNYLELQLRTCRCLQSLATVLKISPHLEHLKILPNKEQMYANENNYLDDVDVDELEHGLDAPESVPVCLISHLKTICLGDLKGCPNDMEVAKYLVKHGQALNRVTIHTPFSENKEMKSQSPTALRSKFSKFPRGSKTCEIELRIIT